Proteins found in one Panthera tigris isolate Pti1 chromosome B3, P.tigris_Pti1_mat1.1, whole genome shotgun sequence genomic segment:
- the ANG gene encoding angiogenin, giving the protein MVMGQGPLLLVFMLGLGLTPPTLAQDDSRYKHFLTQHYDAKPKGRNDRYCESMMERRGLTTPCKDTNTFIHGNKGSIKAICGNKNGNPYGEALRLSKSPFQITTCRHVGGSPRPPCRYRATPGFRHIAVACENGLPVHFDESFFRP; this is encoded by the coding sequence ATGGTGATGGGCCAGGGCCCCCTGTTGTTGGTCTTCATGCTGGGTCTGGGTCTGACCCCGCCAACCCTGGCTCAGGATGACTCCAGGTACAAGCACTTCCTGACCCAGCATTATGACGCCAAACCAAAGGGCCGGAATGACAGATACTGTGAAAGCATGATGGAGAGACGAGGCCTGACCACACCCTGCAAAGACACCAACACCTTTATTCATGGCAACAAGGGCAGCATCAAGGCCATCTGTGGAAATAAGAATGGAAACCCTTACGGAGAAGCTTTAAGACTAAGCAAGTCTCCTTTCCAGATCACCACCTGCAGGCACGTAGGAGGGTCTCCCCGGCCTCCCTGCCGGTACAGAGCTACACCAGGCTTCAGACACATTGCTGTTGCCTGTGAAAATGGCCTGCCTGTCCACTTTGATGAGTCTTTTTTCCGTCCATAA